The Methanobrevibacter oralis genome contains a region encoding:
- a CDS encoding nitroreductase, with the protein MKSTIDDIISRRSIRKFKDEQISDTELKSILRAGTYAPTGAGRQSPKIIVIQDENKIKEFSKWNAEYFPNVPDGFDPFYSAKTLLIVLADSEIPTYVEDGSSVLSVLVNAAHALGVGSCWIHRARDEFASDKGKELLKEWNIPETFEGIGHVVLGYPDEEPIAAPRKEDYIYYVD; encoded by the coding sequence TTGAAATCTACAATTGATGATATAATTTCTAGAAGAAGTATTAGAAAATTTAAAGATGAACAAATAAGCGATACAGAACTTAAAAGTATTTTAAGGGCTGGAACATATGCTCCAACAGGAGCTGGAAGACAATCTCCAAAAATTATTGTTATTCAAGATGAAAATAAAATAAAAGAGTTTTCAAAATGGAATGCAGAATACTTTCCTAATGTTCCAGATGGATTTGACCCGTTTTATAGTGCAAAAACCCTTTTAATTGTTTTAGCAGATAGTGAAATTCCAACATATGTTGAAGATGGAAGTAGTGTTTTATCAGTTTTAGTTAATGCTGCTCATGCATTAGGTGTTGGTTCATGCTGGATACATCGTGCAAGAGACGAGTTTGCATCTGATAAAGGAAAAGAACTATTGAAAGAATGGAATATTCCTGAAACCTTTGAAGGAATCGGTCATGTAGTGCTTGGTTATCCTGATGAAGAACCTATTGCAGCACCTCGTAAAGAAGACTATATTTACTATGTTGATTAA
- the purD gene encoding phosphoribosylamine--glycine ligase, whose protein sequence is MKVLVVGTGAREHAIADALKDDVELYCYMSKVNPGISQIAKYKQGNEGEVEKVVEYAKENEIDIVFIGPEAPLEKGIVDELEKNGIKCVGPTKSAARIETDKSFMRKLFEDYEIEGSLVYKVFDNSGDVSKFLDEFDRDVVVKPVGLTGGKGVKIVGDHLKNNEEAKQYSCEVIDNVMGGFAQVIIEERLIGEEFTIQAFCDGKNLAPMPAVQDHPHAFEGDNGAITGGMGSYSDFGGLLPFLSQENYDKAVTIMKNTLTAIASEAEPYKGILYGQFMLTSDGPRLIEYNARFGDPEAMNVLPLLKTPLIDICKSIVDGTLGTVEFIDKASVCKYIVPDGYPETQYAGELIEVDEKSIEKIGAKVFYAAVGLEDDGIHLSSSRALGIVASGNNISQAEKIVEMACEFVKGNVYHRRDVGTEELVNKRVEHMKEILN, encoded by the coding sequence ATGAAGGTTTTAGTTGTTGGAACTGGAGCTCGTGAACATGCAATAGCTGATGCTCTTAAAGATGATGTAGAGTTATATTGTTACATGAGTAAGGTAAATCCAGGTATTTCTCAAATTGCCAAATATAAACAAGGCAATGAAGGTGAAGTTGAAAAAGTAGTTGAATATGCAAAAGAAAACGAAATTGATATTGTATTTATAGGTCCTGAAGCTCCTCTTGAAAAAGGAATTGTTGATGAGCTTGAAAAAAATGGAATTAAGTGTGTTGGACCAACTAAAAGTGCAGCTAGAATAGAAACTGATAAGTCATTCATGAGAAAATTATTCGAAGACTATGAAATTGAAGGTTCTCTTGTTTATAAAGTATTTGATAACTCTGGTGACGTTTCTAAATTTTTAGATGAATTTGACAGAGATGTTGTTGTAAAGCCAGTTGGATTAACTGGAGGTAAAGGAGTTAAAATTGTTGGAGACCACTTAAAAAACAATGAAGAAGCTAAACAATATTCTTGTGAAGTTATTGATAATGTAATGGGTGGATTTGCTCAAGTAATTATTGAAGAAAGATTAATTGGTGAAGAATTTACCATACAAGCATTTTGTGATGGTAAAAATTTAGCTCCAATGCCTGCTGTACAGGATCATCCGCATGCTTTTGAAGGGGATAATGGAGCTATTACTGGAGGAATGGGTTCTTATTCTGACTTTGGTGGTTTATTACCATTTTTATCACAAGAAAATTATGATAAAGCAGTAACTATCATGAAAAATACCTTAACCGCAATAGCTAGTGAAGCAGAACCTTACAAAGGTATTTTATATGGTCAATTCATGTTAACTTCTGATGGGCCACGTTTAATAGAATATAATGCAAGATTTGGTGATCCTGAAGCCATGAACGTGTTACCTTTACTTAAAACACCACTTATTGATATTTGTAAATCTATTGTAGATGGAACTTTAGGTACTGTAGAATTTATCGATAAAGCTAGTGTGTGCAAATATATTGTTCCAGATGGATATCCAGAAACACAATATGCCGGAGAATTAATTGAAGTTGATGAAAAATCTATTGAAAAAATTGGTGCTAAAGTATTTTATGCAGCTGTTGGCCTAGAAGATGATGGAATTCATTTATCCTCTTCAAGAGCTTTAGGTATTGTAGCTAGTGGAAATAACATTTCTCAAGCTGAAAAAATAGTTGAAATGGCTTGTGAATTTGTAAAAGGGAATGTTTACCACAGAAGAGACGTAGGCACTGAAGAACTTGTAAACAAACGTGTAGAACACATGAAAGAAATTTTAAATTAA
- a CDS encoding TMEM175 family protein: MGLTDGIFGMVMTLLVFGMALPESIIVNYTGFISFVYSLIPTIGIVIVAFVLISSFWVYHHEFIKVKSLNIPYLWLNIFYLASISFIPFTTSIIGLYSHFFLAEVIFGINIMLTIILFLIMFHYTDKRNFLANNPSKEEKKYIYDTFFIIVALTFCVNLLDFNVSKNFIYLFLLVPVISTIRDINFKIKS; this comes from the coding sequence ATGGGTCTAACTGATGGTATTTTTGGCATGGTAATGACATTACTTGTATTTGGTATGGCGCTTCCTGAGTCTATTATAGTAAATTATACTGGATTTATTTCATTTGTTTATTCATTAATTCCAACTATTGGGATAGTGATTGTTGCATTTGTTTTAATTAGTTCATTTTGGGTTTATCATCATGAATTTATCAAGGTAAAATCTTTAAATATCCCTTATTTGTGGTTGAATATTTTTTATTTGGCTTCAATATCATTTATACCATTTACAACATCTATCATTGGATTATATTCACATTTTTTCCTAGCTGAAGTGATATTTGGTATAAATATCATGTTAACAATTATTTTATTTTTAATAATGTTTCATTATACTGATAAAAGAAATTTTTTAGCAAATAATCCTTCTAAAGAAGAAAAAAAGTACATTTATGATACATTTTTTATTATAGTTGCTTTAACATTTTGTGTTAATCTATTGGACTTTAATGTTTCAAAAAATTTCATATATCTGTTCTTGTTAGTCCCTGTAATTTCAACTATACGTGATATTAACTTTAAAATTAAATCATAA
- the argF gene encoding ornithine carbamoyltransferase: MDSLLSICDIKDDVKHILELASKIKAGEIEKNPLEGKTLAMIFEKPSTRTRVSFDVGMYQLGGRTLFLSSNDLQMGRGEPISDTAKVLSRFVDGIMIRAIEHDDVVELAKYSDVPVISGLTNLEHPCQVLADVLTIKEHFGSFDGKKICFVGDGNNVCNSLLLIAPILGMNMSVTCPKGYEPNSQIIKKAQKLANKNNTEITVTDDVELALNNVDVVYTDVWVSMGDEIESAQRKIDFKPYQVNSDLMKLANDDAIFMHCLPAIRGQEVSADVIDGPQSVVFDEAENRLHAQKAVLYYYLK; this comes from the coding sequence ATGGATAGTTTATTATCAATATGTGATATCAAAGATGATGTTAAACATATTTTAGAGTTAGCTAGTAAAATTAAAGCAGGTGAAATTGAAAAAAACCCTCTTGAAGGTAAAACATTAGCCATGATTTTTGAGAAACCATCAACAAGAACTAGGGTTTCTTTCGATGTTGGAATGTACCAATTAGGGGGAAGAACACTTTTTTTATCATCTAATGACTTACAAATGGGTAGAGGAGAACCTATTTCAGATACTGCAAAAGTTTTAAGCCGTTTTGTTGACGGAATAATGATTAGAGCAATTGAACATGATGATGTGGTTGAACTAGCTAAATATTCTGATGTCCCTGTAATAAGTGGATTAACTAATTTAGAGCATCCTTGTCAGGTTCTTGCAGATGTATTAACTATTAAAGAACATTTTGGATCTTTTGATGGTAAAAAAATATGTTTTGTTGGTGATGGAAACAATGTTTGTAATTCTCTTTTATTAATTGCACCTATTTTAGGAATGAACATGTCTGTAACTTGTCCTAAAGGGTATGAGCCAAATTCACAAATCATTAAAAAAGCTCAAAAACTAGCTAATAAAAATAACACAGAAATAACAGTCACTGATGATGTTGAATTGGCTTTAAATAATGTTGATGTGGTTTATACTGATGTTTGGGTAAGTATGGGTGATGAAATAGAATCTGCTCAAAGAAAAATTGATTTCAAACCTTATCAAGTTAATTCTGATTTAATGAAATTAGCTAATGATGACGCTATTTTTATGCATTGTTTACCTGCTATTCGTGGTCAAGAAGTATCTGCCGATGTTATTGACGGACCACAGTCTGTTGTATTTGATGAAGCAGAAAATAGGCTTCATGCACAAAAAGCTGTTTTATATTACTATTTAAAATAA
- a CDS encoding acetolactate synthase large subunit: protein MRGGEAIIESLKNMGVKTIFGYPGGQTIPFYDMLYDSDINHILVRHEQCAAHAADGYARASGEVGVCLATSGPGATNLVTGIATAYMDSSPIVAITGQVPTHLIGNDAFQEADIIGITMPITKHSFQPKNPDLLPSIIKSSFEIAASGRPGPIIIDVPKEVQEGELTVFNDSLIQTPGYNPTIKGNIRQIRKAAELIKKAKRPLILAGSGVILANASVELKRFAEIINAPVMTSLLGKGAIDETNDLALGMLGMHGRKVSNDSINESDLLIAVGTRFSDRTTGNIENFIPNTKIIHIDIDPAEIGKNVNVDLPIVGDAKNVLTSFNRVLKDYKYSKDVKIWTEMIKERKKNLLPRVSYDDLPLKPQSIIKEISEVLTPDSILTTDVGQNQMWAAHFYDTQKPRKFISSGGLGTMGFGLPSAIGAKVACPECPVVSVNGDGGFLMVCQELATIREYDIPVIAIVLENRTLGMVYQWQTLLYNERYSETKLGHSPDFVKLAESFDVNAVRITKPGETKDALNTAIKDNEPILLDIIIDPNEALPMLPPGAAINEMIGEYKLEKDV, encoded by the coding sequence ATGAGAGGTGGAGAAGCAATAATTGAATCCCTCAAAAATATGGGGGTTAAAACAATATTTGGTTATCCTGGTGGACAAACCATACCGTTCTATGACATGTTATATGATTCAGATATTAATCATATATTGGTTAGACATGAACAATGCGCAGCTCATGCCGCAGATGGATATGCAAGGGCTTCTGGTGAAGTAGGTGTGTGTTTAGCTACATCCGGTCCAGGAGCAACTAATCTTGTAACAGGTATTGCAACTGCATATATGGATTCTTCTCCAATCGTGGCAATTACGGGACAGGTTCCTACTCATTTAATTGGTAATGATGCATTTCAGGAAGCAGATATTATTGGAATAACTATGCCTATTACTAAACATAGTTTTCAACCTAAAAATCCAGATTTATTACCCTCAATCATCAAATCAAGTTTTGAAATAGCGGCTAGTGGAAGACCAGGTCCAATTATAATTGATGTTCCAAAAGAGGTTCAGGAAGGAGAATTAACAGTCTTTAATGATTCTTTAATTCAAACTCCTGGTTATAATCCCACAATTAAAGGTAATATTAGACAAATTAGAAAAGCTGCTGAATTGATTAAAAAAGCTAAAAGGCCATTAATATTAGCTGGATCTGGTGTTATTTTAGCTAATGCTTCAGTTGAGTTAAAAAGATTTGCAGAAATTATCAATGCTCCAGTAATGACCTCTTTACTTGGAAAAGGAGCTATTGATGAAACTAATGATTTAGCTCTTGGTATGCTTGGAATGCATGGAAGGAAAGTTTCCAATGATTCTATTAATGAATCTGACTTATTAATTGCAGTTGGTACAAGATTTTCAGACAGAACTACCGGTAATATTGAAAATTTTATTCCAAACACTAAAATTATTCATATTGATATAGACCCGGCAGAAATTGGTAAAAATGTCAATGTTGATTTACCAATTGTAGGGGATGCTAAAAACGTTTTAACTTCTTTCAACCGTGTTTTAAAAGACTATAAATATTCTAAGGATGTTAAAATTTGGACGGAAATGATTAAAGAGAGAAAGAAAAATTTGCTTCCAAGAGTAAGTTACGATGATTTGCCACTAAAACCACAATCAATAATAAAAGAAATTAGTGAAGTTTTAACTCCAGATTCAATTTTAACAACTGATGTAGGGCAAAATCAAATGTGGGCAGCTCATTTTTATGACACACAAAAACCACGTAAATTTATATCATCTGGTGGTCTTGGAACCATGGGATTTGGTTTACCTTCAGCTATCGGGGCAAAAGTTGCATGTCCAGAATGCCCTGTTGTTTCTGTAAATGGAGATGGAGGATTTTTAATGGTTTGTCAGGAGTTAGCTACTATTCGTGAATATGATATTCCTGTTATAGCTATTGTTTTAGAAAATAGAACTTTAGGAATGGTATATCAATGGCAAACTTTATTATATAATGAAAGATATTCTGAAACAAAATTAGGTCATTCTCCTGATTTTGTAAAACTTGCTGAAAGTTTTGATGTTAATGCAGTTAGAATTACAAAACCTGGTGAAACTAAAGATGCTTTAAATACTGCAATTAAAGATAATGAACCAATTTTATTAGATATTATTATTGATCCTAATGAAGCATTACCTATGCTTCCACCTGGGGCAGCTATTAATGAAATGATTGGAGAATATAAACTTGAAAAAGATGTATAG
- the ilvN gene encoding acetolactate synthase small subunit, which yields MTLEYHIISVLVEDKPGVLQKVAGLFTRRDFNIDSITVGESEVEGLSRMVITVNADKTGLEQVTKQLNKLVDIIKIKDITKNAVQRELCLIKVNIPNEKARAEIMQYSNIFRAKIVDVSEETLIIELTGDIEKINAFISLLKGYGIKKISRTGLTAMSRGV from the coding sequence ATGACTTTAGAATATCATATAATTAGTGTTTTAGTTGAAGACAAACCAGGGGTTTTACAAAAAGTAGCTGGCCTATTTACTAGAAGAGATTTTAATATTGATAGTATTACTGTTGGAGAATCAGAAGTTGAAGGATTATCTCGCATGGTTATAACAGTTAATGCTGATAAAACTGGATTAGAGCAAGTTACTAAACAACTTAATAAATTAGTTGATATAATCAAGATTAAAGATATAACTAAAAATGCTGTTCAAAGGGAATTGTGCCTTATTAAGGTTAATATTCCTAATGAAAAAGCTAGAGCTGAAATAATGCAATATTCTAATATATTCAGGGCTAAAATAGTCGATGTTTCTGAGGAAACATTGATTATTGAACTGACTGGAGATATAGAAAAAATTAATGCATTCATATCTTTATTAAAAGGCTATGGAATTAAAAAAATTTCAAGAACTGGCCTTACTGCAATGTCTAGGGGTGTCTAG
- a CDS encoding beta-class carbonic anhydrase codes for MSILENILEDNKKFVENFEAVELSHHAQKKLAILTCMDCRLIDFFEPALGLKRGDAKIIRNAGNTIVGEDAIRSIAAAIYNLGVEEVMVVGHSDCGMAGSDVNALKEKMIERGVSEEDIANYDLASWIGGFESEEQNVLDTVEKIKNHPLIPDVPVHGLILDVVTGELTVLVEDY; via the coding sequence ATGAGTATTTTAGAAAATATTTTAGAAGATAATAAAAAATTTGTTGAAAACTTTGAAGCTGTTGAATTATCTCATCATGCTCAAAAGAAATTAGCTATTTTGACTTGTATGGATTGTAGATTGATTGACTTTTTTGAACCTGCTTTAGGTCTTAAAAGAGGAGATGCAAAAATAATTAGAAATGCAGGAAACACCATAGTTGGTGAAGATGCAATCAGATCAATAGCAGCAGCTATTTATAATCTTGGAGTAGAAGAAGTCATGGTTGTCGGACATAGTGACTGTGGAATGGCTGGTTCTGATGTTAACGCATTAAAAGAAAAAATGATTGAAAGAGGAGTTAGCGAAGAGGATATAGCTAATTATGACTTAGCTTCTTGGATTGGAGGATTTGAAAGTGAAGAGCAAAATGTTTTAGATACTGTTGAAAAAATCAAAAATCATCCTCTTATTCCAGATGTGCCAGTTCATGGTCTTATATTGGATGTTGTAACTGGGGAATTAACTGTTTTGGTAGAAGATTACTAA
- the ilvC gene encoding ketol-acid reductoisomerase has translation MKMYYDADVDIDALEGKTIAVIGYGSQGRAQSRNMADSGANVIVGVRENGSSWNLVQEDGMTVKTIEDAAKEADIIHILLPDEIQEKVYAEQIAPYVGSGDTISFSHGYNIHFGLIKPEEDVNIVMFAPKGPGSMVRRTYEEGFGIPGLVAIEQDATGDALQLALGMAKACGLTKAGVLETTFKEETETDLFGEQAVLCGGITELINSGFKTLVEAGYQPEIAYFETCHEVKLIVDLIYEKGFEGMWHDVSNTAEYGGLTRRKSVITDETKEGMKQVLKEIQDGTFKKQWADENATNGANLKEMRAAENQETIEVVGKRLRKACGLQKND, from the coding sequence ATGAAAATGTATTATGATGCAGATGTAGATATTGATGCTCTTGAAGGTAAAACAATTGCAGTAATTGGTTATGGTAGCCAAGGTAGAGCTCAATCTAGAAACATGGCAGACAGTGGTGCTAATGTCATTGTAGGTGTAAGAGAAAATGGTAGTTCTTGGAATTTAGTTCAAGAAGATGGTATGACTGTAAAAACTATCGAAGATGCCGCTAAAGAAGCAGACATTATTCACATTTTACTCCCTGATGAAATTCAAGAAAAAGTTTATGCAGAACAAATTGCACCATATGTTGGAAGTGGAGACACTATTTCATTCTCCCATGGTTATAATATCCATTTTGGATTAATTAAACCTGAAGAAGATGTTAATATCGTAATGTTTGCACCAAAAGGACCAGGGTCTATGGTAAGAAGAACCTATGAGGAAGGTTTTGGTATTCCTGGTTTAGTAGCTATTGAACAAGATGCAACTGGCGATGCTTTACAGCTTGCATTAGGCATGGCAAAAGCATGTGGATTAACTAAAGCTGGTGTTTTAGAAACTACTTTTAAAGAAGAAACAGAAACCGATTTATTTGGTGAACAAGCGGTTTTATGTGGAGGTATTACTGAATTAATCAATTCTGGATTTAAAACATTGGTTGAAGCTGGATATCAACCCGAAATCGCATACTTTGAAACTTGTCATGAAGTAAAACTTATTGTTGATTTAATTTATGAAAAAGGTTTTGAAGGAATGTGGCATGATGTTAGTAATACTGCAGAATATGGTGGTTTAACCAGAAGAAAATCTGTTATTACTGATGAAACAAAAGAAGGTATGAAACAAGTTTTAAAAGAAATCCAGGATGGAACTTTTAAAAAGCAATGGGCCGATGAAAACGCTACTAATGGTGCTAATTTAAAAGAAATGAGAGCAGCTGAAAATCAAGAAACAATTGAAGTTGTAGGTAAAAGACTTAGAAAAGCTTGTGGATTACAAAAAAACGATTAA
- a CDS encoding methanogenesis marker 12 protein, with protein MAFIGMDHGTTGISFCIMSNKGDIIDIFKIGREESKQGLISAKEELSKRIDLKSVKLMAITYAMGDGINKVLPIEKIEDKGILSINGAGKVTGGGTSVFSELEELNIPTIMIPGLHKNSTSLDKLFRAAYSHQASPEKVSICYNASKESNWENFIVADISSNSVNILIEDKKIKGAIDACLGAMGVVHGPIDLEMIRDIDEGRASANDCFSHAGAIKIVEIDDKVANIKNKLLKNYAAGDKKAKLAIDTLIMTVAMEIAGLDIVCNNKIDGIILTGSIGSIKKPFDFEKEINKYFKDKYSLKVISKESGAIGAAQIARDVYGGKKDILGIEVDLN; from the coding sequence ATGGCATTTATAGGAATGGATCATGGAACTACTGGGATTTCTTTTTGCATAATGTCTAATAAAGGGGATATTATAGATATTTTTAAAATCGGAAGAGAAGAAAGTAAACAAGGTTTAATATCTGCTAAAGAAGAATTATCTAAACGAATTGATTTAAAATCTGTAAAATTGATGGCTATTACTTATGCAATGGGTGATGGGATTAATAAAGTATTACCTATTGAAAAAATAGAAGATAAGGGGATTTTATCTATAAATGGAGCTGGAAAGGTTACAGGCGGAGGAACTTCTGTGTTCAGTGAACTAGAAGAATTAAATATTCCAACCATTATGATTCCAGGACTTCATAAAAATTCCACATCTCTTGATAAATTATTTAGAGCAGCCTATTCTCATCAAGCTAGTCCAGAAAAAGTCAGTATTTGTTATAATGCTTCTAAAGAAAGTAATTGGGAGAATTTTATTGTTGCAGATATTTCATCTAATAGTGTCAATATTTTAATAGAAGATAAAAAAATTAAGGGTGCAATTGATGCATGTCTTGGTGCTATGGGTGTTGTACATGGCCCAATTGATTTAGAAATGATTCGTGATATAGATGAAGGTAGGGCATCTGCAAATGACTGTTTTTCTCATGCTGGAGCAATCAAAATAGTCGAAATCGATGATAAAGTTGCTAATATTAAGAATAAATTATTAAAAAATTATGCTGCTGGAGATAAAAAAGCTAAATTGGCAATCGATACATTAATAATGACTGTTGCTATGGAAATAGCAGGTCTTGATATTGTATGCAATAATAAAATTGATGGTATAATTTTAACTGGTTCTATTGGAAGCATTAAAAAACCTTTTGATTTTGAAAAAGAAATTAATAAATATTTTAAAGATAAATATTCTTTAAAGGTTATATCTAAAGAATCAGGAGCTATTGGTGCAGCACAAATAGCTAGGGATGTTTATGGTGGTAAAAAAGATATATTAGGTATTGAAGTTGATTTAAATTGA